One genomic region from Cellulomonas fengjieae encodes:
- a CDS encoding ABC transporter ATP-binding protein, with the protein MAVAAVEVDDLTVEFARGRRREPFRALDALDLHVPAGRITCLLGPNGSGKTTLLNVLTGLLGATAGRASVLGLDPVGERRALLRRLALVPQETSVYPELTARENLAFHAGYYGVPPRDRARRIDDALELVQLTSRADDRAGTFSGGMQRRLALAKALMMEPELLLLDEPTLGVDVQSREAIWARIEDVADSGRAVLLTTNYMEEAQRLGDRITIIDRGATVVGGTLAELTAQVPEAPQRAEVPRVSLQDVFLHFTGRGLRD; encoded by the coding sequence ATGGCAGTCGCAGCGGTGGAGGTCGACGACCTCACCGTCGAGTTCGCACGGGGACGGCGTCGAGAGCCGTTCCGCGCGCTCGACGCCCTCGACCTGCACGTCCCGGCGGGGCGCATCACGTGCCTGCTCGGCCCCAACGGCTCCGGCAAGACCACCCTGCTCAACGTGCTCACCGGTCTGCTCGGCGCGACCGCCGGCCGCGCGTCGGTGCTGGGGCTGGACCCGGTGGGCGAGCGCCGTGCGCTGCTGCGCCGCCTCGCCCTGGTGCCGCAGGAGACGTCCGTCTACCCCGAGCTGACGGCGCGGGAGAACCTCGCCTTCCACGCCGGCTACTACGGGGTCCCGCCGCGCGACCGTGCCCGGCGCATCGACGACGCGCTCGAGCTCGTGCAGCTGACGTCGCGCGCCGACGACCGCGCCGGGACCTTCTCGGGCGGCATGCAGCGCCGCCTCGCCCTGGCCAAGGCGCTGATGATGGAGCCCGAGCTGCTGCTGCTCGACGAGCCGACGCTCGGCGTGGACGTGCAGTCCCGCGAGGCGATCTGGGCGCGGATCGAGGACGTCGCCGACTCCGGGCGGGCCGTGCTGCTGACCACCAACTACATGGAGGAGGCGCAGCGGCTCGGCGACCGGATCACGATCATCGACCGCGGCGCCACGGTCGTGGGCGGCACGCTCGCCGAGCTCACCGCGCAGGTGCCCGAGGCGCCACAGCGTGCCGAGGTACCGCGGGTCAGCCTGCAGGACGTCTTCCTGCACTTCACCGGCCGCGGGCTGAGGGACTGA
- a CDS encoding TetR/AcrR family transcriptional regulator, with amino-acid sequence MNKSRGRPAGGTSDGRERLLAAARELFAVHGYDGTTLRMLGARAGCDPALVAYHFGSKKGLFAQAMALTLGPSAVLEKALEGDPATLAERLAAYVIQAWDRPEVGASLTELVRTAMTHPEVLRAFREYVEAEILGRLVEYLGGGPAATEQATALVTVVIGIVFGRYVLGIEPLSTMSPQRYRHALRPMLRTLGA; translated from the coding sequence ATGAATAAGTCACGAGGGCGTCCGGCCGGTGGCACGTCCGACGGTCGCGAGCGCCTCCTCGCAGCCGCCCGTGAGCTGTTCGCGGTGCACGGCTACGACGGCACCACGCTGCGCATGCTCGGCGCCCGGGCGGGGTGCGACCCCGCGCTCGTCGCGTACCACTTCGGCAGCAAGAAGGGCCTGTTCGCGCAGGCCATGGCGCTCACCCTCGGCCCGTCGGCCGTGCTGGAGAAGGCGCTCGAGGGAGACCCGGCCACCCTCGCCGAGCGGCTCGCCGCCTACGTCATCCAGGCGTGGGACCGGCCCGAGGTCGGCGCCTCGCTCACCGAGCTGGTCCGGACCGCGATGACACACCCCGAGGTGCTGCGCGCGTTCCGCGAGTACGTCGAGGCGGAGATCCTGGGCCGGCTCGTTGAATATCTGGGCGGCGGCCCGGCCGCCACGGAGCAGGCCACCGCCCTCGTCACCGTCGTGATCGGCATCGTCTTCGGGCGGTACGTGCTGGGCATCGAGCCGCTGAGCACCATGTCCCCGCAGCGGTACCGCCACGCCCTGCGCCCGATGCTCCGCACGCTCGGCGCCTGA
- a CDS encoding CPBP family glutamic-type intramembrane protease: MRNGDGRGRAVARGVLGWLVLGVGIGLAIGVAEAVQRWLSLGTTAAMLLQAVLATVLVVPAIVLLRTRVDHRTLAGLGLGLARPVGLPIALGLGVGLGVGALVWGPAWLLGWVEVGAVDVRELAWFLVLNTLVLLLFEALPEELALRGYTWTTIRDGWRVAAATLITTALFPLTSAVISATRWVAATLLGSGPSAPTVFPAGSDPVEYAVQLVVFGLVLVAARRIPVRGALLVAIAFHVAQLTVNRLVLGGTGWLSTGADVTLAEPDVILLVLVHLAVSGLVFVLIRRATERRRATASREALVPHGA, translated from the coding sequence ATGCGGAACGGGGACGGGCGCGGGCGAGCCGTGGCGCGCGGGGTGCTCGGCTGGCTCGTGCTCGGGGTCGGCATCGGCCTCGCGATCGGGGTGGCCGAGGCGGTGCAGCGGTGGCTGTCGCTCGGGACGACCGCTGCGATGCTCCTGCAGGCGGTGCTCGCCACGGTGCTCGTGGTGCCGGCCATCGTGCTGCTGCGCACGCGCGTCGACCACCGGACCCTGGCCGGCCTCGGCCTCGGCCTCGCCCGGCCGGTGGGCCTGCCGATCGCCCTGGGCCTCGGCGTGGGTCTCGGCGTCGGCGCGCTCGTCTGGGGCCCGGCGTGGCTGCTCGGCTGGGTCGAGGTCGGGGCCGTCGACGTGCGCGAGCTCGCCTGGTTCCTGGTGCTGAACACCCTCGTGCTGCTGCTGTTCGAGGCGCTCCCGGAGGAGCTGGCGCTGCGCGGCTACACGTGGACGACGATCCGCGACGGCTGGCGGGTCGCCGCCGCGACGCTGATCACCACGGCGCTGTTCCCGCTCACGAGCGCGGTCATCAGCGCGACGAGGTGGGTGGCGGCCACGCTGCTCGGATCGGGACCGAGCGCACCGACGGTCTTCCCGGCCGGCAGCGATCCCGTCGAGTACGCCGTGCAGCTCGTGGTCTTCGGGCTCGTGCTCGTCGCGGCGCGGCGCATCCCCGTGCGTGGCGCGCTGCTGGTCGCGATCGCGTTCCACGTCGCCCAGCTGACCGTGAACCGGTTGGTGCTCGGCGGCACGGGCTGGCTGTCGACCGGCGCCGACGTGACCCTGGCCGAGCCCGACGTGATCCTGCTGGTGCTGGTCCACCTCGCCGTCAGCGGCCTCGTGTTCGTGCTGATCCGTCGCGCGACCGAGCGGCGCCGTGCGACTGCGAGTCGCGAGGCCCTGGTGCCGCACGGGGCGTGA
- a CDS encoding GNAT family N-acetyltransferase, with the protein MITLREATTDDLDLLYDLLLEAFNWDGTPRFTRDEVVADTHTARYLGGWRRPDDFGLVAVDGTVALGAIWARALPAATPGYGYVADDIPEIGMAVARPDRGRGVGSALLAGCVEQARGLGWRALSLSVEDGNTAARDLYERHGFAVVGRNGGSDTMLREL; encoded by the coding sequence ATGATCACCCTGCGCGAGGCGACGACCGACGACCTCGACCTGCTGTACGACCTCCTGCTCGAGGCGTTCAACTGGGACGGCACCCCGCGCTTCACCCGCGACGAGGTCGTCGCGGACACTCACACGGCCCGCTACCTCGGCGGCTGGCGTCGCCCGGACGACTTCGGCCTCGTGGCCGTCGACGGCACGGTCGCCCTCGGTGCGATCTGGGCGCGTGCTCTGCCGGCGGCCACGCCCGGCTACGGGTACGTCGCCGACGACATTCCGGAGATCGGCATGGCCGTGGCTCGACCCGATCGGGGACGGGGTGTGGGCTCTGCCCTGCTGGCCGGCTGCGTCGAGCAGGCCCGTGGCCTGGGTTGGCGCGCGCTGAGCCTCAGCGTCGAGGACGGCAACACCGCCGCCCGGGACCTCTACGAGCGGCACGGGTTCGCGGTCGTGGGCCGCAACGGCGGATCCGACACGATGCTGCGGGAGCTGTGA
- a CDS encoding class I SAM-dependent methyltransferase yields the protein MTDYDARLVDLYDEDNPDGPDHDYFRALADQLDARSILDLGCGTGILTVTLARPGRTVVGIDPSPAMLAYAAGRPGAADVDWVLGDSRDIPGGPFDYAVMTGNVAQHIPDPAWEHTLRDLGTALRPGGVLTFESRNPRARAWESWADEEPTVRSTPHGPLREWLELGESEPGRVVITFHNVFEDTGEDVVDELTLAFRERALIERQLVDAGFVVDGVWADWDRTPCADDSPLMVFQAHRA from the coding sequence GTGACCGACTACGACGCACGGCTCGTCGACCTCTACGACGAGGACAACCCCGACGGCCCCGACCACGACTACTTTCGCGCCCTGGCCGACCAGCTGGACGCACGCTCGATCCTGGACCTCGGGTGCGGTACCGGCATCCTCACCGTGACCCTCGCGCGCCCCGGCCGCACCGTCGTGGGCATCGACCCGTCGCCGGCGATGCTCGCGTACGCCGCGGGCCGGCCGGGCGCCGCGGACGTCGACTGGGTCCTGGGCGACAGCCGCGACATCCCCGGCGGGCCGTTCGACTACGCCGTGATGACGGGCAATGTCGCGCAGCACATCCCCGACCCGGCGTGGGAGCACACGCTGCGCGACCTCGGCACCGCGCTCCGGCCCGGTGGCGTCCTGACGTTCGAGAGCCGCAACCCGCGCGCCCGCGCCTGGGAGTCGTGGGCCGACGAGGAGCCGACGGTCCGCTCGACCCCGCACGGTCCGCTGCGCGAGTGGCTCGAGCTCGGCGAGTCCGAGCCCGGGCGCGTCGTGATCACCTTCCACAACGTCTTCGAGGACACGGGCGAGGACGTCGTCGACGAGCTGACGCTCGCCTTCCGCGAGCGCGCGCTGATCGAGCGGCAGCTGGTCGACGCGGGCTTCGTGGTCGACGGCGTGTGGGCCGACTGGGACCGCACCCCGTGCGCGGACGACTCACCCCTGATGGTCTTCCAGGCGCACCGCGCGTAG
- a CDS encoding cupin domain-containing protein — protein sequence MEHWTIATAAEQSPDFRRVLWTGKHTQLVIMTIPPGGEIGEEVHEDTDQVLTFVSGTGKAIVSGQERNVAQGDLVVVPAGRKHNFVNTGENPLILYTVYGPPEHADGAVHRTKEEADAAEESGKDEPPTE from the coding sequence ATGGAGCACTGGACGATCGCGACCGCAGCCGAGCAGAGCCCGGACTTCCGGCGCGTGCTGTGGACCGGTAAGCACACACAGCTGGTCATCATGACCATCCCGCCGGGTGGCGAGATCGGCGAGGAGGTCCACGAGGACACGGACCAGGTCCTCACGTTCGTGTCCGGCACGGGCAAGGCGATCGTCTCGGGCCAGGAGAGGAACGTGGCACAGGGCGACCTCGTCGTGGTTCCCGCCGGCCGGAAGCACAACTTCGTCAACACGGGCGAGAACCCGCTGATCCTCTACACGGTGTACGGCCCGCCCGAGCACGCCGACGGCGCCGTGCACCGCACCAAGGAGGAGGCCGACGCCGCCGAGGAGTCCGGCAAGGACGAGCCGCCGACCGAGTGA
- a CDS encoding nucleotidyltransferase domain-containing protein produces MASVSAVDAGPMTPELALDLLDAFERAGIDVWVAGGWGIDALVGRQTRDHRDLDVLYRIEDDAPIRAVLTAAGYVPETDWWPVRVELRGPSYVDIHPLAFAPDGSATQSGLDGTTFDYPASAFTRGTIADRTVACLSAAQQRLFHSGYELREIDRHDLAALDGAGR; encoded by the coding sequence ATGGCTAGCGTGTCCGCCGTGGACGCCGGCCCGATGACCCCTGAGCTGGCGCTCGACCTCCTCGACGCGTTCGAGCGCGCCGGCATCGACGTGTGGGTCGCCGGTGGGTGGGGCATCGACGCCCTCGTCGGACGCCAGACGCGCGACCACCGCGACCTCGACGTGCTGTACCGGATCGAGGACGACGCACCGATCCGCGCGGTGCTGACCGCCGCCGGGTACGTCCCCGAGACCGACTGGTGGCCGGTCCGCGTCGAGCTCCGCGGCCCGTCCTACGTCGACATCCACCCCCTGGCCTTCGCTCCCGACGGCAGCGCCACGCAGTCAGGGCTCGACGGAACCACCTTCGACTACCCCGCCTCGGCCTTCACCCGGGGCACGATCGCGGACCGTACCGTCGCTTGCCTGTCCGCCGCGCAGCAGCGCCTCTTCCACTCCGGCTACGAGCTGCGCGAGATCGACCGCCACGACCTCGCCGCGCTCGACGGGGCGGGGCGATGA
- a CDS encoding GNAT family N-acetyltransferase: MNAGTELHARGEVTDSEVESLHAAAFDHAPTETPWRQRLTDHSLTWITARLDGRLVGFVNVVGDGGVHAILLDTCVAPDLQGRGIGRALVAAAAAEARRAGCHWLHADYETRAADFYEEACGMAHTEAGLLRLQ, encoded by the coding sequence ATGAACGCCGGGACCGAGCTGCACGCCAGGGGTGAGGTGACCGACAGCGAGGTCGAGTCGCTGCACGCCGCCGCGTTCGACCATGCGCCGACCGAGACCCCGTGGCGGCAGCGCCTGACCGACCACAGCCTCACGTGGATCACCGCCCGGCTGGACGGTCGGCTCGTGGGATTCGTCAACGTCGTCGGCGACGGCGGCGTCCACGCGATCCTGCTCGACACCTGCGTGGCCCCCGACCTGCAGGGACGAGGCATCGGTCGGGCCCTCGTCGCGGCCGCTGCCGCCGAGGCGCGACGCGCGGGCTGCCACTGGCTGCACGCCGACTACGAGACCCGCGCGGCCGACTTCTACGAGGAGGCCTGCGGTATGGCGCACACCGAGGCGGGTCTCCTGCGGCTGCAGTGA
- a CDS encoding hemolysin family protein, with the protein MSDPVVVVAVTVALIALSAFFVAVEFASLAAKRHRLEDAAPTSRSARAALRSSTELTVLLAGSQLGITVCTLALGAVTKPAVHHWLTPLFETWGLAAWLADASGFVLALAIVTFLHLVVGEMAPKSWAIAHPETSATLLAVPMRAFMFLTRPILRTLNEMANWCLRKVGVEPSNELATGQNPDDLRHLVEHSTNVGALDASYSAQLTGALELQTLTVADLVRPDARLTAVPAGATVADVREATRTSGHLRILVGAAGSPAVGVVHVRDALIEPADRPAADLMRPVLTLQADTAVYHALTTMRETQNHLAVVHDEDRVVGVITLADLLTRLFPRTATGVAEPA; encoded by the coding sequence ATGAGCGATCCCGTGGTCGTCGTCGCCGTCACCGTCGCGCTCATCGCACTCAGCGCGTTCTTCGTCGCGGTGGAGTTCGCCTCCCTTGCCGCCAAGCGTCATCGGCTCGAGGACGCGGCCCCCACCAGCCGCTCCGCACGCGCCGCCCTGCGCAGCTCGACCGAGCTCACGGTCCTGCTGGCCGGGTCCCAGCTCGGCATCACGGTGTGCACGCTGGCCCTGGGTGCGGTCACCAAACCGGCCGTGCACCACTGGCTGACCCCGCTCTTCGAGACGTGGGGCCTGGCGGCATGGCTGGCGGACGCGTCGGGCTTCGTCCTCGCACTCGCCATCGTCACGTTCCTGCACCTGGTCGTCGGCGAGATGGCGCCCAAGTCCTGGGCGATCGCCCACCCCGAGACCTCCGCGACGCTCCTCGCCGTTCCGATGCGCGCCTTCATGTTCCTGACCCGGCCGATCCTGCGGACGCTGAACGAGATGGCGAACTGGTGCCTGCGCAAGGTCGGCGTCGAGCCGTCGAACGAGCTGGCCACCGGGCAGAACCCGGACGACCTGCGTCACCTGGTGGAGCACTCGACGAACGTCGGGGCGCTGGACGCCAGCTACTCCGCGCAGCTCACCGGCGCCCTGGAGCTGCAGACCCTGACGGTCGCCGACCTGGTGCGCCCCGACGCCCGCCTGACGGCAGTTCCCGCGGGCGCCACCGTCGCCGACGTGCGCGAGGCGACCCGTACCTCGGGGCACCTGCGCATCCTGGTCGGCGCCGCCGGGTCGCCCGCGGTGGGTGTGGTGCACGTGCGGGACGCGCTCATCGAGCCCGCCGACCGGCCCGCCGCGGACCTCATGCGGCCGGTGCTGACGCTGCAGGCCGATACCGCGGTCTACCACGCGCTGACCACGATGCGTGAGACGCAGAACCACCTCGCCGTCGTGCACGACGAGGACCGCGTGGTCGGCGTCATCACCCTGGCCGACCTGCTCACGCGGCTCTTCCCCCGGACCGCCACGGGGGTGGCCGAGCCCGCCTGA
- a CDS encoding hemolysin family protein, which translates to MWLLSLLLGVVVVLLITVATGYFVAQEFAFMAVDRSRLNARASSGDAGAKSALSVTRRTSFMLSGAQLGITVTGLLVGYVAEPLIGESLGEALGGVGIPTGVGIAVGTVLALAFSTFVQMLFGELFPKNLAIARPESVALRLAGSTIWYLRLFGWLIRVFDAASNALLRLLRIEPVHDVEHSASARDLEHIVADSRQSGDLPEELSVLLDRILDFPERDAEHAMIPRARVGVVHTDDTLGEVREEMSQGHSRYPVLGDEDQVVGVIHLQDVLVTDEPGTALVTRLMRPPIVVPTSMPLPDVLTSLTEGRNPMACVIDEYGGFAGVVTLEDLAEELVGEITDEHDPARPAYIPVQDDGTWVMAGDVHIDEVERAVGQDLPRGDYETIAGLVIAEHGGFPEVGTVIDLELPPDPADLALYDDPPPTRLHIEVLEIERHVPSTVRITVAEPAPPAQGEVSDR; encoded by the coding sequence ATGTGGCTGCTGTCCCTGCTCCTGGGGGTCGTGGTGGTCCTGCTGATCACGGTCGCCACGGGGTACTTCGTGGCCCAGGAGTTCGCGTTCATGGCCGTGGACCGCTCGCGGCTCAACGCCCGGGCGTCCTCCGGCGACGCCGGCGCCAAGAGCGCGCTGTCGGTCACCCGCCGCACGTCGTTCATGCTCTCCGGCGCCCAGCTCGGCATCACCGTCACGGGGCTGCTCGTCGGCTACGTCGCGGAACCGCTGATCGGCGAGTCCCTCGGTGAGGCGCTCGGCGGCGTCGGCATCCCCACGGGTGTGGGGATCGCCGTGGGAACGGTCCTGGCGCTGGCGTTCTCGACCTTCGTCCAGATGCTGTTCGGCGAGCTGTTCCCCAAGAACCTCGCGATCGCCCGTCCCGAGTCGGTCGCGCTGCGCCTGGCCGGCTCGACCATCTGGTACCTGCGGCTCTTCGGCTGGCTGATCCGCGTCTTCGACGCCGCCTCCAACGCCCTGCTGCGCCTGCTGCGCATCGAACCGGTGCACGACGTGGAGCACTCGGCGTCCGCGCGCGACCTCGAGCACATCGTCGCGGACTCCCGCCAGAGCGGTGACCTGCCCGAGGAGCTGTCCGTCCTCCTGGACCGCATCCTCGACTTCCCCGAGCGCGACGCCGAGCACGCGATGATCCCGCGCGCCCGGGTGGGCGTGGTGCACACCGACGACACCCTCGGCGAGGTCCGCGAGGAGATGAGCCAGGGCCACTCGCGCTACCCGGTCCTGGGCGACGAGGACCAGGTGGTCGGCGTCATCCACCTGCAGGACGTCCTGGTGACCGACGAGCCGGGCACCGCCCTGGTGACCAGGCTGATGCGGCCGCCGATCGTGGTGCCGACGTCGATGCCGCTGCCCGACGTGCTGACCTCGCTGACCGAGGGCAGGAACCCCATGGCGTGCGTGATCGACGAGTACGGCGGGTTCGCGGGCGTCGTGACGCTCGAGGACCTGGCCGAGGAGCTGGTCGGGGAGATCACCGACGAGCACGACCCGGCCCGGCCCGCCTACATCCCGGTGCAGGACGACGGCACCTGGGTCATGGCGGGCGACGTCCACATCGACGAGGTGGAACGTGCCGTCGGGCAGGACCTGCCGCGCGGCGACTACGAGACGATCGCCGGCCTGGTCATCGCCGAGCACGGCGGGTTCCCCGAGGTGGGGACCGTCATCGACCTCGAGCTGCCGCCCGACCCCGCCGACCTCGCCCTGTACGACGACCCACCGCCCACCCGCCTGCACATCGAGGTCCTGGAGATCGAGCGCCACGTGCCGTCCACCGTCCGCATCACCGTCGCCGAGCCGGCCCCGCCGGCACAGGGCGAGGTGAGCGACCGATGA
- a CDS encoding MFS transporter, with protein MPLSASSRPDLTLSLSLALASLAGGLFLPLSLVYFTVLTDIALPVLGAIVSASVLVGLPLPLLAGVLVDRVGARPVVILGLVCQVAAYSAFVVARGPVAVFAASTVMVVGTRLFWSSVFSLLADYAEAGSTLSTEGWFGRLNAARTVGIVGGGLITGVVISLDLTAAYVALAWAAAASTAVAAVLITGVRVRHSPSTEGGAVLAGLAVMGRDRAFVVLLLVNSVFALCIVFVGLSLPTVVRSGLQGPGWLTSALLVVNALLVAMFSARGAAAARTHSQVSVLTRAGALWCGAFALVAVATSLGLVAAAVLLLVAMALLSAAEVLHAPSSAALVNTLAGSARGRYLAVFQYSFVLAELVGPILFTGLFRAAPALPFAVVSAAGAAAALVLARCGATPEPSTRAVRCRRGRSP; from the coding sequence GTGCCCCTCTCCGCATCGTCTCGCCCTGACCTCACCCTCAGCCTGTCGCTCGCCCTCGCCTCGCTGGCGGGCGGGCTCTTCCTGCCGCTGTCCCTGGTCTACTTCACCGTCCTGACCGACATCGCGCTGCCCGTCCTCGGCGCCATCGTGAGCGCGAGCGTCCTCGTCGGCCTCCCGCTCCCTCTCCTGGCGGGCGTCCTCGTCGATCGCGTCGGCGCCCGTCCCGTCGTGATCCTCGGGCTGGTCTGTCAGGTCGCCGCCTACTCGGCGTTCGTCGTGGCACGTGGGCCCGTGGCGGTGTTCGCGGCGTCCACCGTCATGGTCGTCGGGACACGGCTGTTCTGGTCGTCGGTGTTCTCCCTGCTTGCCGACTACGCCGAGGCCGGCAGCACGCTCTCGACGGAGGGCTGGTTCGGTCGACTCAACGCCGCGCGCACCGTCGGGATCGTGGGCGGCGGCCTGATCACCGGCGTGGTGATCTCCCTCGACCTGACGGCGGCCTACGTGGCGCTGGCCTGGGCGGCTGCGGCATCGACCGCCGTCGCAGCCGTACTGATCACCGGCGTGCGGGTGCGGCACTCGCCGTCGACGGAGGGAGGCGCCGTGCTGGCCGGACTCGCCGTGATGGGCAGGGACCGGGCGTTCGTCGTTCTCCTTCTCGTCAACAGCGTGTTCGCCCTGTGCATCGTCTTCGTCGGGCTCTCGCTGCCGACCGTGGTCCGGTCCGGCCTGCAGGGACCGGGGTGGCTCACGTCTGCCCTCCTCGTGGTCAACGCACTGCTCGTGGCGATGTTCTCCGCACGCGGCGCCGCGGCCGCCCGAACGCACTCCCAGGTGAGCGTCCTCACCAGGGCCGGCGCGCTGTGGTGCGGCGCCTTCGCCCTGGTGGCGGTCGCCACGTCGCTCGGGTTGGTGGCGGCCGCCGTGCTGCTCCTCGTGGCCATGGCGCTGCTGAGTGCCGCCGAGGTCCTGCACGCGCCGTCGTCCGCCGCGCTGGTGAACACGCTGGCCGGGTCCGCCCGCGGACGCTACCTCGCGGTCTTCCAGTACTCGTTCGTGCTGGCCGAGCTCGTGGGACCGATCCTGTTCACCGGCCTGTTCCGGGCGGCACCCGCCCTGCCGTTCGCGGTCGTCAGCGCAGCCGGTGCGGCAGCGGCGCTGGTGCTCGCCCGCTGTGGCGCAACGCCGGAACCCTCCACGCGTGCCGTGCGTTGTCGGCGTGGACGTTCCCCCTGA
- a CDS encoding ABC transporter ATP-binding protein, which translates to MSAPDAVIDIQGLTKSFGRFPALRGVDLHVERGQVHGFLGPNGAGKSTTIRVLLGLLRADGGTVRLLGGDPWADVVSLHRRLAYVPGDVSLWPGMTGGEAIDLLGELRGGIDEPRRAELVERFELDPTKRGRQYSKGNRQKVAIVAALASDVELLVLDEPTSGLDPLMENVFQEVIGEATARGTTVLLSSHVLAEVETLADRLSIIRDGVIVQAGTLTELRGQTRTTIHATLERAPDPQALTVFSDVHIDGDRFSGTVESGRIGAAMDALTPSGFTSLTVAPPSLESLFLRLYGDEADR; encoded by the coding sequence ATGAGCGCTCCGGACGCCGTGATCGACATCCAGGGACTGACCAAGTCGTTCGGCAGGTTCCCGGCGCTCAGGGGTGTCGACCTGCACGTCGAACGGGGTCAGGTGCACGGGTTCCTCGGCCCCAACGGCGCGGGCAAGTCCACGACGATCCGCGTCCTGCTGGGCCTGCTCAGGGCGGACGGCGGCACGGTCCGGCTGCTCGGCGGTGACCCGTGGGCGGACGTCGTCAGCCTGCACCGGCGACTCGCCTACGTGCCGGGCGACGTGTCGCTGTGGCCGGGGATGACCGGTGGCGAGGCGATCGACCTGCTGGGCGAGCTGCGCGGCGGGATCGACGAGCCGCGCCGGGCCGAGCTGGTCGAGCGGTTCGAGCTGGACCCGACCAAGCGGGGGCGGCAGTACTCCAAGGGCAACCGGCAGAAGGTCGCGATCGTCGCCGCCCTGGCCTCGGACGTCGAGCTGCTCGTCCTGGACGAGCCCACCAGTGGGCTCGACCCCCTGATGGAGAACGTCTTCCAGGAGGTCATCGGCGAGGCGACGGCACGCGGGACCACCGTGCTGCTGTCCAGCCACGTCCTGGCGGAGGTCGAGACCCTCGCCGACCGGCTCAGCATCATCCGCGACGGGGTGATCGTGCAGGCCGGCACGCTCACCGAGCTGCGCGGGCAGACCCGCACGACGATCCACGCCACGCTCGAGCGCGCACCCGACCCGCAGGCTCTGACGGTATTCAGCGACGTGCACATCGACGGCGATCGGTTCTCCGGGACGGTCGAGTCCGGCCGGATCGGTGCGGCCATGGACGCGCTGACCCCGTCCGGGTTCACGTCGCTGACCGTGGCTCCGCCGTCCCTCGAGAGCCTGTTCCTGCGGCTGTACGGCGACGAGGCGGATCGGTGA